The Equus przewalskii isolate Varuska chromosome 5, EquPr2, whole genome shotgun sequence genome window below encodes:
- the ETFBKMT gene encoding electron transfer flavoprotein beta subunit lysine methyltransferase isoform X2: MLRNGYFGKSEFDVPSFPKGGRRALWFRTSCGVKAAQEKGEQRRRTGRSAGAAGVLLLLLGGSPGLGRPDRRSARAKGAARARDRRALCLVSRGGVSKARYLLDNPDVVRGKSVLDLGSGCGATAIAAKMSGASRILANDIDPIAGMAITLNCELNQLNPLPILTKNILDLEPDKWDLVVLGDMFYDEDLADGLYQWLKNCFWTHRTRVLIGDPGRPQFSGHSIQHQLRKVVEYSLPEPTRRENNGLTTSTVWDFQP; the protein is encoded by the exons ATGCTTCGGAATGGATATTTTGGGAAGTCAGAATTTGACGTTCCCTCATTTCCGAAGGGAGGTCGGCGCGCGCTCTGGTTTCGCACTTCCTGCGGCGTTAAGGCAGCGCAGGAAAAGGGCGAGCAGCGCCGCCGGACGGGGCGGAGCGCGGGAGCGGCtggggtgctgctgctgctgctgggcggCAGCCCCGGGCTTGGGCGGCCGGACAGACGCTCAGCACGCGCGAAAGGAGCCGCCAGGGCGAGGGACAGACGCGCCCTGTGCTTAGTGTCCCGGGGCGGTGTTAGCAAAGCCAG gTATCTTTTGGATAATCCTGATGTTGTCAGAGGAAAATCTGTGTTAGATCTTGGGAGTGGCTGTGGAGCTACAGCTATTGCTGCTAAGATGAGTGGGGCATCAAGGATCTTGGCCAATGACATTGACCCTA TTGCAGGAATGGCTATCACACTAAATTGTGAATTGAACCAACTGAATCCTCTTCCCATTTTAACCAAAAACATTTTGGATTTGGAACCAGATAAGTGGGACCTTGTTGTGCTTGGGGATATGTTTTATGATGAAGACCTTGCAGATGGTCTTTATCAATGGCTCAAGAATTGCTTTTGGACACACAGAACTCGAGTACTGATTGGTGACCCTGGGCGACCCCAGTTCAGTGGACACAGCATTCAGCATCAGCTGCGCAAGGTGGTAGAATACTCACTTCCAGAGCCCACGAGGCGGGAAAACAATGGACTGACAACAAGCACAGTGTGGGATTTCCAGCCTTGA
- the ETFBKMT gene encoding electron transfer flavoprotein beta subunit lysine methyltransferase isoform X1 — MALSLGWRVFAPFPMSHCGVSLKAMRSSGLALSPWGRCPWRGTGSFSDPEMKAFLEENTEVTNRGSLTPEIQLRLLTPRCKFWWERADLWPHSNPYWAIYWPGGQALSRYLLDNPDVVRGKSVLDLGSGCGATAIAAKMSGASRILANDIDPIAGMAITLNCELNQLNPLPILTKNILDLEPDKWDLVVLGDMFYDEDLADGLYQWLKNCFWTHRTRVLIGDPGRPQFSGHSIQHQLRKVVEYSLPEPTRRENNGLTTSTVWDFQP; from the exons ATGGCTTTGAGCCTAGGCTGGAGAGTATTTGCCCCGTTCCCCATGAGCCACTGTGGTGTCTCTCTGAAGGCTATGAGAAGCAGTGGTCTTGCCTTGTCTCCCTGGGGCCGCTGCCCCTGGAGAGGGACTGGAAGCTTTTCGGACCCTGAGATGAAAGCTTTCCTGGAGGAGAACACCGAAGTCACCAACAGGGGCAGCCTCACCCCTGAAATTCAGTTGCGGCTTTTGACCCCTAGATGCAAGTTCTGGTGGGAAAGAGCTGACCTGTGGCCCCACAGCAATCCTTACTGGGCAATCTACTGGCCCGGAGGCCAAGCCCTGTCTAG gTATCTTTTGGATAATCCTGATGTTGTCAGAGGAAAATCTGTGTTAGATCTTGGGAGTGGCTGTGGAGCTACAGCTATTGCTGCTAAGATGAGTGGGGCATCAAGGATCTTGGCCAATGACATTGACCCTA TTGCAGGAATGGCTATCACACTAAATTGTGAATTGAACCAACTGAATCCTCTTCCCATTTTAACCAAAAACATTTTGGATTTGGAACCAGATAAGTGGGACCTTGTTGTGCTTGGGGATATGTTTTATGATGAAGACCTTGCAGATGGTCTTTATCAATGGCTCAAGAATTGCTTTTGGACACACAGAACTCGAGTACTGATTGGTGACCCTGGGCGACCCCAGTTCAGTGGACACAGCATTCAGCATCAGCTGCGCAAGGTGGTAGAATACTCACTTCCAGAGCCCACGAGGCGGGAAAACAATGGACTGACAACAAGCACAGTGTGGGATTTCCAGCCTTGA